The segment AAAAATGTGCACAGAATTAAATGGTATTCTGTCTTTGATTATACAAAAATACAAGCTAAACAAAGTAGCCGCCTATGACAAACTAACTAATACTTTAACTAGAAAATATCTAGAGGAAGAAATTGAGAGAAACATTACTATAGCAGCAGAAAACAATGGGATTTTCTCAATGATTATGTTTGATCTTGATTATTTTAAAAACATAAATGATAAGTTTGGACATCAAACAGGAGATATGGTATTAAAAAAAGTATGCACTATAGCTAAGAGTGCTGTAAGAAATACCGATGTTTGTGGAAGGTATGGTGGAGAAGAATTTATCATTCTTCTTAAAAATAGTAGCTTAGAAGATGCCTTTAAAGTAGCAGAAATAATAAGAATAAATATTGAGAAAGCAAGAATACTAGAGGATAAAGCAAAAGTAACGGTAAGTATGGGAATAGTTTCTTATCCAAAACACGGTCAATGGAAGCAGCAACTTGTGGAGAAAGTGGATCAAGCTCTATATGAGGCTAAGGAATCTGGTAGAAATCAATGTAGGATTTGGTGTGAAGATTCATCCAACCAATTAAAAGGGACAAATAAATTGACAGGTATAATTACACAAAATGAAGTGCAAAACAACAGAAATGTTTTGGTTATGGTTGAATTAGTAGATATTATAAACCTTAAAATGGAGTATACTCAAAAGATATATAAAATGTTAGGTAGAATAATTGAAATAACTGAATCACAATATGGCACTTTGTTTTTTATAAAAGATGAAGAAACTACAGAGATTTTCTCTAGAAAGGCCTTTTCAGAGCAGTGGGTAAGAAATATTAATTATAATTCTGAAATATTAAATAATGTTTTAAAGAAAAGACATGGGACCTGTACAGTGGATTTAAATAATATAATGAGAAAAGACCCTATAACAGGAGCACCAGATTGGCAGTCTATAATAGTTGTACCTATGATAAAAAATGATTTATTAAAAGGGGCATTGTATCTATCAACTTCAGTTAAATTAAAGGAATTTGGTGTGGAGGAGTTTAATTATGTAAATACACTGGCTAAAATTATAACTACCATGATGTAATAGGTAAAATAATAAAATTTGGTATTAAATTTTTAGAAACTTTGAATTTAGATATAAAAAGTGAAGCACACTTAAGTAAAGAAAGAGGGAATTTAAATTGAAAGCAGAGATTTTAGCAGTAGGTACTGAGATTCTATTAGGAGATATTTTAAACACTAATGCGCAGTATCTTTCAAAAAAATTAGCTCAGCTTGGAATAGAAGTTTATTTTCAAGGAGTTGTAGGTGACAATGAGGATAGGTTAAAGGAAGCTTTGGAGCTATCTTTTAAAAGAGCAGATTTAGTTATTACAACAGGCGGTTTAGGACCAACTAAAGATGACTTAACAAAAGAAACAATCTTTGATTTTTTCCATAAGCCTTCTGTTATTCATGAGAAATCGCTAAACAGTATAAAGGAATATTTTAAAAAAAGCAATAGAGAAATGCCAGATAACAATATTAAACAGGCTTATTTTCCAGAGGATGCGATAATTATGGAAAATAACAATGGTACTGCTCCTGGTTGTATTCTAGAAAGCAAAGGAAAAATAATAGGAGTTTTTCCAGGGCCACCTAAAGAGCTAGTGCCTATGTTTGAAGAGAGCTTTTTACCTTATATAAAAAAATTTACAAAAGGAGTCTTATACTCTAAAGTATTAAGAGTTGCAGGACTTGGAGAAAGCAAGGCTTGTGAAATCATTCAAGATATCTTAGATGAGCAAAATAATCCTACTATAGCTCCTTATGCAAAGGATACAGAGGTTACTTTTAGAATAACAGCTAAGGCTAATACAGAGGTAGAGGCTAAAAAAATTATAGAGCCTCTAGAGAAAAAAGTTAGAGAAAGACTTGGCGAAAATGTATATGGAGTAGGAAATACTAGTATAGAGGATGAAACTGCAAAACTTTTAATAAAAAACAATTTAACTATAGCAGTAGCAGAGTCTTGTACTGGAGGATTACTTGCGGGAAAACTTATAAACTATCCTGGTATATCTTCTGTTTTTATGGATGGTGTGGTTTCTTACAGTAATGAGTCTAAGATGAAAAGGCTTGGTGTAAAAGAGGAAACCTTAGATAAATACGGTGCTGTAAGCAAAGAAGTAGCCATGGAAATGGCAGAAGGGGTTTCTAAAACTATGGAAACTAAGGTAGGTATATCTACAACAGGTATAGCAGGACCAACAGGTGGAAGCCCTGAAAAACCTGTAGGACTTGTATATGTGGGACTTTATATAGAGGGAAAAACAAGTTATATAAGATTAAATTTAAATGGTAACAGACAAAAGGTTAGGGATCTTGCAGTAAATAAAGCCATAAATTATCTTAGAAGAAATATTTTAGAAAGATAAGGGAAGTGGTTTTTCTTAAAAATATTTTATATAAAGAAAAATAAAATAGAAATTTTATAAAAATACTTATATAAATTTTGTAAATTTATATAAGTATTTTTAATAGTATATAGTATAAACTCTATAGAAAGGAATTTATACTATGGGATACTATATTAATTTATTAATAGTAATATTCGTATTTACTTATATTAATCAAAGTTTGGTGTTTTTTAAACTAGCCAATGATTTGAATCTCATGAATAGATGGCTTGCATTTATACCTTTTCTTCAAAATATATTACTTCTTAGGATAATAAACAAAAAAGATTGGTATTTTATTTTGTTTTTAGTACCTGTTGTAAATGTAATAGCCTACGTAGTTTTTTATACTAAATTTTATGAAATGTTTGATTTAAGCTTTCCGTGGATTATATTTTCCATAATTATTTGGCCTATAGGTCAAATTTCCAATTTATATATAGCTTTTTTAAAAAAGAACTATCTTAAAACTAAAAAGTGTCTTTAATAAAAGGGTGATTTTCACCCTTTTATCTTTTAGCCTTTGATTACTATACATTAGGGCAAAAGCTTATCTAAATTCACAGCTCCACTTCCTTGAATACTCTTTGGCATGTTTAGTAGGTTAGAGGATACTTTTAATAAAGAGGATAGGTCTGAAAATTTTAATTGAGGATTATTTTCTAAAAGTAATGCACATAAACCACAAATGTAAGCAGCGGCAGCAGAAGTGCCTGTGTAATTAGTATACTTATTTTTAAGGTGTTTTGGATATATTTTCATGCCGTTTCGCTCCGACTCGTAGGTGATATCGGAATTTAAAGATGTAATATTTACACAAGCTGCAACTAAATCTGGCTTCTGTATATTTTTATAAGCACCAACAGAAGAATATTCATAAGAAGTGTAGGAAGAGGTGCAGGTATTAATACCTCCTACGGTTATGCAATTTTTTAAAGTAGCAATGCCCCTTATAGAATTTTCATCATTTCCATTATTTCCTGCAGGAACAATTGTGGTAATACCTTTAGCTATAGCTAAATCTATGATCTTTTCAAAAAGGGAAAGAATAAACTGGTTATTATCCATAATTTCAAAAGGTAAACAAATCAATCTTAAATTGTAAACATCAGTTTCTTCTATGAAGCATTGGATTGCAAATAATATGTCTGAGATATAGGCCCTGCCAATTTTATTAAAAGCTTTTATTGAGTATAAATGGCTATTTTCTGCAATGCCTTTAAATTCTCCGTTAGAGCTATTTCCGCTTCCACATAAAATTCCGGAGATAAAAGTTCCGTGACCATTGTCATCATAAGGGTATTTATAGTTTCTTATTAAGTCCTTAAATTCTATTATTTTTTTGTAAGGCTTCATTAGGTCTTCGTGGGGATAAACCCCCGTATCTATAAGGCCTATTCCTATTCCTCGACCAGTAAGTCTAAGATTTCCTTTTAAAGATAGGGCGTTAGATTTATTAAGGCTGATTTCACCGCAAAGAAATGCTCTTGTGTCAAGGCTTATATAATCAATTTCAGGATGTTCTATTAGTCTCTCTATAGTATAAGGACAGGCTAATACAGAGTAAGTATTTATTAATGAAATGTTTCTTATAATGATTCCTTTGTATTTTTTTATTTTACCTTCTATCTTAGAATTTAAATTTTTATAATGGACTAGCACTCTGTAATTTTTAAACTCTTTTTTTCTAAAGACATTTTAAGATTATATTCTAATTTGTTTTTAAAGGAAAACATAAATAACCCCCTTAAAACTGTTTCATTATATTATAGTTAAAAAGCTACATAAATGTTAAAATATTAATGATATTTTAAATGAATAGAATATTATTTTTATATAATGTACTGATAAATTTTACAGAGTTTATTTTATTTGGTATTAGTGAGATATAGTATTATACTATTTTTAGGAGGGGATAGATATGCCTGTATTAGATTTTAAATGTAATGATTGTGGAAATGAATTCTTTGAAATCACAACAGCTAATGAAAAAATTAAATGTCCAAAATGTAAAAGTGAGAAGGTAGAAAGAGTTTATAAGGGTAAATTCTATGGAAAAAATAATTGTGGAGGAGATTGCTCTTGCTGTGGAGGTTGTCATTAGCCTTTGATTGAACATTAGTTAAAATTCTACAAAATAAAGGGCATGCTTAGGCTTAACTAAAATAGTCACAGCATGTCCGTAATTTTAACGATTACAATTCAAGGTCGAATTCTTCTGCACAAAGCTCTAAAAAGGCCTTTCCACAAGGAGTTAGAGTCCTTTTAGAATTTAATATTAAGTAAATTCCTCTATGTATATCTATGTCCTTTATTGTGCTAGCTTTTAGGTTTACGTTGCTTGAATAATTTTCATAAATTTTTTTAGATACAATGGATATTCCCATTCCTGTTTTTACAAATTGTATAAGAGTATCTATGTTGTTTACTTCGCATATTACATTAAAAGCATTTATATTTATATTAAATTTTTTAAATTCGGTTTCTACTGTTTCTCTTGTGGCAGAGGATTTTTCCCTCATTATAAATTTGTATTTTTTAAGAGTGTCTATATCAATAACATCTGGTAGACCAAGACTTATATTAGACAAGACTATCAATTCATCATCAAATAGTTTATAGTTTTTTATTTTTTCGTTATCTATGTAACTTCCAACAACACCTAATTCATATTCTAAATTAAGAACGCTTTTTACAATTTTACCAGAACTAAGTTCTTTGACGTTAAAGGTTGTTTGAGGATAAAGATTTTTAAACTTAACTATTAGATCAGGTACTATAGAATTACAAGGTGTTGTACTAGATAGTAATTCAAGCTTACCACATATGGTGTTATTAAAAGAAGATATGTGTGTAACAGCGTTGTTTCTGATATTTATTATGTCTACTGCGTAAGCTAGAAAAGATTCTCCAGCAGGAGTTAAGTTTACTTCTTTGGATGTTCTGTCGAAAAGTTGTATATTTAAGTCCTTTTCTAAGCTAGAAATATGAGAACTAATTGTTGGTTGAGATAAAAATATGTCGTTTGCAGCTTTAGAAAAACTTTTTAGCTTTGCCACGCTTATAAAAGCTTCTATTTGTTTAAAATCCATGAAACATCCCCCTATGAGTTTTTAAAATTTACTCAAGTTAGCCCTTAGCCCCTAGCAGGATTTCCATTTGAAAACCACAATGCCAATAATCATTAGAGCTACGCCTAAGTATTTATTCAGAGAAAATACAATTTTCTCACTACCAAACAAACCAAAAGCATCTATTATAGCCGCAGCTAAAAGCTGAGCAACTAAAATAGTAGCTATAGAATAAGTTGGTCCTAAACTTTTGATTCCACGCATAACGGTGAAAATAATTAATGCCCCAAGAACTCCACCAAGTAAATACAGTTTATTTGCAGTTTTTATTTGTTTGAAATCACCATTCTTTGCTACGAATAGTATTATAAGTGTAAGAATCAATCCAGTACCTTGAACAAATACATTGGTCTCCCAAACACCGATTTTCTCTCCAAGTCGAGTGTTAAAAACTCCTTGGAGACTCATGAATATACCTGCAAGTATAGACATAATTATTCCTATCATATAAATCACCTTCCCATAGTATTTTAACCATAATGGGAAAATGTATTACGTAAAAATAGGAAGGAAGATAAATTAATATCCTTCGTCCTGTCTTTTGTGATTTATTTCATTTTTTTTAAGGTAACCATTTTTAATGTCATCAAGGGAAAAATTTAAACTATGGCCTAAAGATATATAATCTTCAAACATGGTTAAATAATGATCTTTTGAATTGCATACTATAAAATCAGTTACATCTATAAAAAGATTTAAAAATTGATCTGTAAGTTTAAGTTCACTTTTAACGGGTTCAATATTTACATCAGTATAGTCTTTTTCAAGACCTATACTAAGTATAAAATGAAGACAATCTACATATTCTTCAAGGATTGTTTGTTGATCTGAAGGACCTTTATTGCTCCAAAATTTGAAGCATCTAGTTTCGTTAGCTAGTTCTCCTAGTTCAACTTGTAAAGCTAATAACTTCTTTGATAATAGTGAACTTTCAAGATTATGTTCTTTTTTTATACGACTATCTAAAGCTTTCTGTAAAGAGAATAAATCAGTAAATCTCATAAACAAGGCCGCCTTTCTCATTTTTATAGGATATTTATATTTTAACGAATTTTATAAAATATTAAAAGTTTGTAAAACGGTTACAAAAAATATTTTAAATACTTATTAAAAATAACCCTTAACAAGCTTGAAATTAAGTAAATATTTGATAAAATCCTAATAATTTACATGTAAAAATCGAAAACCTTTGAAAGCTTTAAAGGTTAAGTGCATAAATTTTATTAAAATTAATAATCTCTAAGTTCATATTTTTTTACTGAAAAATCTTTTTTGTTATTTACATGACCTTTCCAAACTTCGATTCTAGTTATTTTAAAACTAGCCTCTTTAATGGAAGCATCTAAAGATTCAAAATTATTATTTCTTAAATAATAATTTTTTCTGTTATTTATTGTGTTTGTTAAAGGTACATATAGAGGTGTATTGTTTGGTTTAGTGCTAAAACCAGACAAATTAAGCAGGTCACTAATATTTCTTGCAATCCTATTTATATATCCTTTATTTTCTATTTTTAAATTTATAAATTTATTATTGCTATCTACGAAAACGTCATTATCTAGTTGAACTTTAAATTTTTTGTATGGTTTTAATACCTTTGTAATAATAGGATCTAGTTCTTCTAATTTAACATCGTATATAGTGTTAAGATGAACATAGGTATTATATGTGTTTTTGTTTAATTTATATCGTCTGCAAACTTTATTTAATATGTAATCCATATGATTTTCTGAAACATCATCAAACAAAGCAACAATTTCATATTTCATTTACAATCCTCCAGTAATAAATTCATTATATCCTACATGCATATTATACCATATTAATATTTTTTTATAATATTAAAAAAAGTTAATACAATACATAAATTAACTTATTATAAATTAAAAAAATTTGTTAAAAAATAATTCAGTTATGATATAATATTCTTTGTAAATTAAAAATTAGTATGAAATTAGTGAGGATGGATACTGTAATGGAAAAGTTAATCATAAATGGTGGTAATAAACTTTATGGTGAGGTAGACATAAGCGGCGCTAAAAATGCTGCAGTTGCAATAATACCAGCAGCAATAATGGCAAGTGATAAAAAATGTATAATAGATAACATTCCTGATATAGAAGATGTACACTGTCTTGAGAGAATACTGAAAAGCTTGGGATGCAATGTAATAAAAGAAAAAAATACCATTGAAATAGATAGTACCAATTTAACAAATACAAATGCATGTACTGAAGATGTAAGAAGAATGAGAGCCTCTTATTATTTTATAGGAGCGCTTTTAGGGAGATTTGGAAAAGCGAGAGTTGATCTTCCAGGTGGATGTCCTATAGGGGTTAGACCTATAGATCAGCACATTAAAGGATTTGAAGCACTAGGAGCAGATGTGGTTATAGAACATGGTGCGGTAATAATAAAAGCAGATAAACTTGTAGGTACTAAAATATTTTTTGATGTAGTTAGTGTAGGCGCTACTATAAACGTAATGCTAGCTGCAACTTTAGCTGAAGGAGTTACTGTTCTTGAGAACGTGGCAAAGGAACCCCACGTTGTAGATGTTGCTAATTTTTTGAACTCTATGGGTGCAAATGTAAAAGGAGCAGGAACAGATGTTATTAAGATTTTTGGTGTTAAAAAACTAAAGGGATGTAATTATAGTGTAATACCAGATCAAATTGAAGCAGGCACATATATGATAGCAACATCTGCTTGCGGTGGTGAGGTTACAATAAAAAATATAATTCCAAAACATCTTGAGTCTATGTCAGCTAAGCTAATGGAGACAGGAGTTAAAATTATTCCAAATGGGGATTCTATTAAAGTTATTAGTAGTGGAAACCTAAAAGGTGTAAATGTTAAGACACTTCCTTATCCTGGATTCCCAACAGATATACAACAACCTATGACGGCACTTTTATGTGTTGCTAAAGGCAGAAGTATAGTAAATGAAAGCATATGGGAAAATAGATTTAAACATGTAGATGAACTAAAAAAGATGGGCGCAGCGGTTAAAGTCGAAGGTAAAACTGCTATAGTAGATGGAGTTCAAAAACTAACAGGAGCAGTGGTTAAAGCTACAGATTTAAGAGCAGGAGCTGCCATGGTTATAGCTGCTTTAATGGCCTTTGGTACTTCTGAGGTTGAGGGAATTGAGCATATAGATAGAGGATACCCTCATATTGAAGATAAGTTTAAAATGTTAGGTGCGGATATAAAGAGGGTTAAAAAATAGAATGGAGATAATAAGTTATGATATTTTGTCCCTTATATAGTGGAAGTAGTGGCAACAGTATTTTTGTAGGTACTGATAAGACAAAGATACTTATAGATGCAGGACTTTCTGGAAAACATATTGAAAACGCATTGAAGTCTATAGGACAAGAGCCTAGCGAATTGGATGCCATATTTGTGACTCATGAACATATAGATCACGTAAAAGGCGTGGGAGTGCTTTCAAGAAGACACAATGTACCTATATACGCTAATACCGATACTTGGGAAGCTATGAGTAAGAGCCTTGGGAAAATTAAAGAAAACAACATAAAGCTAATACAAGAAGATTATGTAGATATAAAGGATATGGAGATTTTTAATTTTCCAATTTCTCATGATGCAGCAGATCCTAAAGGGTATGTTGTTTCTCATGGAAATAAAAAGGCCTGTGTAGCTACAGATTTAGGGCATTTTTCAAAGGAAGTTAAAGATGCAATAAAAGAATGTCAGGTTATTCTTATGGAGAGTAATCATGATGTGGAGATGCTTAAGTTTGGACCCTATCCCTATACCTTAAAAAGAAGGATATTAAGTAGCATTGGACATTTATCTAATGATGATTGTGGTAAGGCAATAGTTGATATAATGAAAGACAGAAAGAAAATGATATTTTTAGGGCATTTAAGTAAAACTAATAATTGCCCAGAACTTGCCTATCAAACAGTTTTAAATATTTTAAATGATAATAATATAAAATTAGGTAAAGATATAGATATTGATGTTGCAAAAAGAAATGAGCCAAGCCTTTGTATTAATTTTTAGGGAGTGTTTTTATGATTAAAAGAAATAACTTAGTTTTTGCTTTATTGGTTTTAATGTTGTCTTTGAATTTACTTGGTTGTGAGAAAGAAGACAAAGTAAGTTCTCTTAATAACCAAAAGGTTGAAAACATAAAGTTGTCTAAAGGAGATAAAGACGATTTTGTAAATATGGGATTATACTTTTATGAGAAATCATCATCTAAAAAATCTGAAGTAGCTAAAGAGCCTAGAATAATAAATAAAGAAGAGGTTTTAGCTGAGTTTGTTATGGATGAACTTATAAAAGGACCTTCCCCTGAGAGCAAATTGAGTCCAATTTTGCCTAAGGAGACAAAGGTGTTATATGTTTCTGTAAAGGATAAGGTTGCTTATGTAAACCTAAGTTTAGAGGCAAGGAGTATTGATAGTAAGGATCAAGAACTAGCTTGCATAAAGGGAATAGTTTATTCTTTGACTAATTTAGGTTATGTTGATAAGGTTAAAATACTAATAAACAGCAAAAATGCAGATACTTTAGCTGGAAACTACAGTATCTCAAAACCTTTGGGAAGAGACGATGTTAAGCTTTTAAAGTAGTTGATTTTTGTTAAAATATGTTTTTATAGTAAAATCAGGACTATTTATGCTTGCTATAAATAGAATTTTAACGCTTATGCTTGAAAATAGTTACAAATTTAATTATAATGAATTGTGTTTAGAGGTTAAAAATGTGTTTAAAAAGGAGATAAGAATTATGAGTTTATATAAACAATGGACAGATATGGTAGTAGAATATGTTAAGACAAAAGGCGAGCAAGCTTTTTGGAATGAATATGGGGATGTAGAAGAAAAAATATATTCTAAACTATTGTCATCTCACAACAATGAAATTAAAGGAAATGTTAAAGAATTAGCTGATAAATATGATGCATCAGTAGTTTTCTTTATGGGATTTTTAGATGGAATCAATGAAAGTTTAGAAGAAGAACTTGATTTAGAAAAATTCGAAGATACTACAGAAGTAGATTCAAAAATCGACTTTGAAAAATTGTATTTTAATATGTTAGATGCTAAGGCAGATTATCTATACAATTTACCACAATGGGAAGGCATATTCTCACAAGAAAAGAGAAAAGAAATAACAAAGAAGTGGAGAGCTTCTAAAGTTGTTGTTAAAGAAAATAAAATAGGAAGAAATGATCCATGTCCTTGTGGTAGTGGCAAAAAATATAAAAAATGCTGTGGAGCAGGAAAATAAATTTAATAATAATTTGTAGAAATGGGCTGAGGACTTATTATAAATCTTCAGCCCTTATTTTGTTTAGTTTATAACGTAGGAAGCTAGTTACAATAGATTAGGACATAAACCAGTATAAGGAGTAGTGAATTAATGAATATAACAGTAATAAGTGTAGGAAAGCTTAAAGAAAAGTATTTAAAAATGGCTATAGAGGAGTACAGCAAAAGACTTCAAAGGTATTGCAAGTTAAGTGTTTTAGAAGTGCCTGATGAAAAAACTCCAGATGGGGCTAATGAAAAAGAGGAGCTTTCTATAAAGGATAAGGAAGGGCTTGGAATTTTAAAACATATTAAAGATAATATGTTTGTAGTGGCCCTAGATTTAAAAGGAAAAATGTTTTCTTCTGAGGAGTTTTCAGAGTTTTTAAGTGAATGTGCTTTAAATGGAAGCAGCAATATTTGCTTTGTAATAGGAGGTTCTTTAGGCCTTTCTAAGGAAGTAATAAAAAGGGCCAATTTTAAACTTTGCTTTTCAAAGATGACTTTTCCTCACCAGCTTTTTAGAGTTATGCTTTTAGAGCAGATTTATAGAGGTTTTAGGATTAGAAGCGGTGAACCGTATCATAAGTAAATGAGGTTTTTCGGTCTGGGTATTGATATGACTTGCTTAGTACTGTTTTTGTAATGAAAAATACCGTATCACAAGTAAGAGCATAAAATGATTTTACTATACAATAATTACAAAATAATATACAATTGATGGTAGATAAGAGAGTATTAATATACATTTTAAATATAAGATAAATAGTAATTTGTGAGGATAAATATGATAGAATTAAGTACAGAACGATTGATAATAAGAAGATTTTCAGAAAATGATGCTGAAGATTTATATGAATATTTTTCAAATCCCAAAGTATTGGAATTTGAGCCATTTAAGCCGTTTACAAAAGATGAAGCTTATAGGGAAGCAAAAAGACGTACGGATGATGAAAAATTTCTTGCTGTATGTTTGAAAAGTGGCAAAGTGATAGGTAATCTATACTTTTCAAAAGGAGACTTCGAAACTTGGGAAGTTGGATACGTCTTTAATGAAAAATACTGGGGAAATGGATATGCTTCAGAAAGCATACTTGCACTGATAAAATATGCTTTCTTAAATCTAAACGTAAGAAGGATTATTGCACAGTGTGATCCTAAAAATATTGCTTCTTGGAAATTACTTGAGCGTGTTGGAATGAGAAGAGAGGGTAAGTTGCTTCAGAATATTTTTTTCTTTACTGATGAAAAAGGTAATCCTATTTGGAAAGATACTTATGAATATGGAATTCTTAAATCTGAATATATGAAGTTATAAATTTGAAATTAAGGTTAAGTATTATAAATAGTAATTATATATGTTACTAAGATAGATGTTTTTAAATTATAAAAAATATTTAGGTTTATTTTTTATTAAAATTTGATATAATATAAATAAGAAAAGCTTAGTGCTAGTAACACTAAGCAATCCTTAGAACAAAAGTAGATAGCCCAAATTTTATATTTGGTGCTAGTCACTTTCACAAAGTGCTTATTTTGTTTTAGGGCTATTGGATTAGATTTATATTATAAACAATGAATCTTAGAAAAAGTGCTAATCTTCGCAGGATGGAGCACTTTTTTCTTTGCTTTTAACTTCTATGTCAAGACCAAGGAACTTAATCTTAATTTTTAAATGATGTATAAAAAGATTATGCTTTAAAACTAATTTTATAACATAAACAATTGATATACATTTTATAAAAGTATCAAACATATCCAATACCACCCCTAGCTATAGTGAAATAATTCACCAATAGCCCAGGAGGATAAAATATTCAAAACCCCCGTAGCCATCCACTACGGAATTTCTAAATAATACTTTAGAATTATACCATAATTATGTAGAATATATACACAAGAATAAAATGGAAAAACTATCTGTGGAAAATATTGCGTATTTAAAATAAGTCATACGGTAGATGCTATGCAAAAATCATGGATGGAGATATTTTCGGAGTTATTAAAAAGAAATTATGAATTTGATGATAGAAGACCTATTCTTGAACGCTATGCAATGGAAATGATAAATAAACATTATTGCGAAATTTGCGTACCAATATTATAAAAGAATATCAAAACAACTTTACATTAAGAATAAACCTTATCATTTACTATTAAATGATAAGGTTTATTTGAATTTTAATATATTGTTTTTATCATAAATATAATCATTTCAGTTAAAATGATTATATTTATGATAAAATGATAATAATAAAAAATATAATATTAATGAGGGAGAATGTATAATGATTTCTTTTGAAAATAATAAATTGAATAACTTAGCATTACCTATGAGTATAGTGAGAATGTTAACTACTATAAATGAATATAAAGGTAAGCAAGATTTGTATAAAAAGCAATCACCTCAAATATTAAATACACTTAAAGAGGTAGCAATTATACAAAGTGCAGAATCATCAAATAGAATAGAAGGTATTTATACTTCGAATAAAAGATTGCGTGAAATAATGGATAATAAAATAGAGCCAAGAGATAGAAGTGAAAGTGAGATAGCTGGGTATAGAGATGTATTAAATACTATTCATAGTGCTTTTGATGCTATACCTATAAAATCATCTGTATTATTACAATTACATAGAGATTTATATAAGTTTTCAGCAGCTAAGGGTGGAAACTATAAAAATACTGATAATGTGATTGAAGAAATATTACCTAATGGAACTAAATATATAAGATTTAAGCCTGTTGATGCATTTAGCACTGCAGGCTATATGGAGAGACTTTGCGTGGAATATAGAAAGGAGATTGCAAAAGGAGAAGTTGAACCATTAGTTTTAATATCTGCATTTATATTAGATTTTCTT is part of the Haloimpatiens sp. FM7315 genome and harbors:
- the rlmH gene encoding 23S rRNA (pseudouridine(1915)-N(3))-methyltransferase RlmH → MNITVISVGKLKEKYLKMAIEEYSKRLQRYCKLSVLEVPDEKTPDGANEKEELSIKDKEGLGILKHIKDNMFVVALDLKGKMFSSEEFSEFLSECALNGSSNICFVIGGSLGLSKEVIKRANFKLCFSKMTFPHQLFRVMLLEQIYRGFRIRSGEPYHK
- a CDS encoding UDP-N-acetylglucosamine 1-carboxyvinyltransferase, producing MEKLIINGGNKLYGEVDISGAKNAAVAIIPAAIMASDKKCIIDNIPDIEDVHCLERILKSLGCNVIKEKNTIEIDSTNLTNTNACTEDVRRMRASYYFIGALLGRFGKARVDLPGGCPIGVRPIDQHIKGFEALGADVVIEHGAVIIKADKLVGTKIFFDVVSVGATINVMLAATLAEGVTVLENVAKEPHVVDVANFLNSMGANVKGAGTDVIKIFGVKKLKGCNYSVIPDQIEAGTYMIATSACGGEVTIKNIIPKHLESMSAKLMETGVKIIPNGDSIKVISSGNLKGVNVKTLPYPGFPTDIQQPMTALLCVAKGRSIVNESIWENRFKHVDELKKMGAAVKVEGKTAIVDGVQKLTGAVVKATDLRAGAAMVIAALMAFGTSEVEGIEHIDRGYPHIEDKFKMLGADIKRVKK
- a CDS encoding Fic family protein, encoding MISFENNKLNNLALPMSIVRMLTTINEYKGKQDLYKKQSPQILNTLKEVAIIQSAESSNRIEGIYTSNKRLREIMDNKIEPRDRSESEIAGYRDVLNTIHSAFDAIPIKSSVLLQLHRDLYKFSAAKGGNYKNTDNVIEEILPNGTKYIRFKPVDAFSTAGYMERLCVEYRKEIAKGEVEPLVLISAFILDFLCIHPFNDGNGRMSRLLTLLLLYQSGFDVGRFISLEKIIEDSKETYYEALNKSSMLWHDGKNNLYIWLEYFLGVIIKAYKELEDRVGCIENTKGSKSERIEMAIEGKLGYFTKNEIRTICPDVGEATINRVFEKLKVEGKIEVVGKGRNTKWKKL
- a CDS encoding GNAT family N-acetyltransferase, with translation MIELSTERLIIRRFSENDAEDLYEYFSNPKVLEFEPFKPFTKDEAYREAKRRTDDEKFLAVCLKSGKVIGNLYFSKGDFETWEVGYVFNEKYWGNGYASESILALIKYAFLNLNVRRIIAQCDPKNIASWKLLERVGMRREGKLLQNIFFFTDEKGNPIWKDTYEYGILKSEYMKL
- a CDS encoding GerMN domain-containing protein, translated to MIKRNNLVFALLVLMLSLNLLGCEKEDKVSSLNNQKVENIKLSKGDKDDFVNMGLYFYEKSSSKKSEVAKEPRIINKEEVLAEFVMDELIKGPSPESKLSPILPKETKVLYVSVKDKVAYVNLSLEARSIDSKDQELACIKGIVYSLTNLGYVDKVKILINSKNADTLAGNYSISKPLGRDDVKLLK
- a CDS encoding MBL fold metallo-hydrolase, encoding MIFCPLYSGSSGNSIFVGTDKTKILIDAGLSGKHIENALKSIGQEPSELDAIFVTHEHIDHVKGVGVLSRRHNVPIYANTDTWEAMSKSLGKIKENNIKLIQEDYVDIKDMEIFNFPISHDAADPKGYVVSHGNKKACVATDLGHFSKEVKDAIKECQVILMESNHDVEMLKFGPYPYTLKRRILSSIGHLSNDDCGKAIVDIMKDRKKMIFLGHLSKTNNCPELAYQTVLNILNDNNIKLGKDIDIDVAKRNEPSLCINF
- a CDS encoding SEC-C metal-binding domain-containing protein yields the protein MSLYKQWTDMVVEYVKTKGEQAFWNEYGDVEEKIYSKLLSSHNNEIKGNVKELADKYDASVVFFMGFLDGINESLEEELDLEKFEDTTEVDSKIDFEKLYFNMLDAKADYLYNLPQWEGIFSQEKRKEITKKWRASKVVVKENKIGRNDPCPCGSGKKYKKCCGAGK